A stretch of DNA from Primulina eburnea isolate SZY01 unplaced genomic scaffold, ASM2296580v1 ctg1064_ERROPOS200000, whole genome shotgun sequence:
atatatatatattcataaagTGTTAAAACTTTAATGCGAAATATATGTAGttcaacaaataaaatatttgtttctCTTTAGGTTCAATTCCTCCTTagatcattttttattttttattttttattttttaaattcatatatcaaaattacagtaTAACCCCTCATCACtgtttcttataattatattttgactctcatttaaatataaaccaaatgaattataaaaaatattaaacaaaCACACAAGGCGTACGTCGATTCACTGGTGTATATATAAAGAATTTGTCAAATACGAAGAAAATAAGACACCAATATTTTATACTCAAATTGTACTTGTACGACAATGTTtctcaaaactatatataattGAATGTCAGGATTCTGGATCGAAATTTTCGAAacacaaaaaaagaaaaaagaaaccgGTCATATGAACCAGTCATTTTCCAGAATTGGATCAGCAGTGCAGTAATCCTAATTTGTaggcgtgtatatatatatagacacacacacatgcatCTGCCGATTTCTCTGGATTCGCAGGGATCGATTCATGATTTGCTCCTAGTCCTTGTATTAGATGCCTCCGAATTTGCAAGTTTGATTGGCATTTCATGGTTGTGCCGACCCTCGTACGTCGTTATGAAAGTGGATGGATCTTCCGAAGTTCTCTCGACATACTTCCGCACCTTGCACTTCGGGCTGGTGCACTTGTAGTAACTCCTGCAAGGACAATCAAACATATACAACCTATGAGCCAACAACAAACGGAACTGATGCCAAGTGGTACTGTCTTAAAAAGAGCCGACTATTTCGAGATTCCCACTCACCCTAAATTGACTCAAAATACGAACATAACTGGTGATGCAAATTGCTGTGAAATGCATGTCAAGATGCCAGTAATTTAAAAGAACAGCAACCAAAATTCATCACGTCAAAGAAGTATTTTTCCGCTATAAATTctataaatttgattttttttataaaaattgttgaaaagattATTTTAGCATTTTTTTGACATTTTTAATGGTTGCTCATGCTTGTTATATACTAAATGGTCCAACAAAAATCAAGCATGTTgatctaaaaaaaatttccctATATTTTATTGAACTTGTAGACTCGCATTTTATTTCTATACTAGGGAAAGCCAAGAAAGTTGACAAATAGAATACTAACCTTGGGTATGAATTCCCCTTGACAACTTTCTGGCCGTACTTTCTCCATCGAAATCCATCCCCGATAATCTCAGAATCCATATTGCTCTGCACACCATTCCCGGGTTTGGACGTGGCTTTCTCCATTCTACCTGATTTTAGTGATTGGATCTCACATTTCCTGCAGCATAAAACCCAAACTTCAAAATGCTATCGTTCTCgaattcaaatatcaaaacttcACATATGACTAGGAATGCAACTGAACTGGACAAGTTCGGTGCTTTTCGAGCtagtttcaaatttttttaactcACACTCGAAAATATCAAACTTGGCAAGTTCTGACATGTTTGAATACATGTTTTTGAgcctaaattattaaaaaaatagctCTCAAGCCGCTTGAAAgcttataataatattttataaatatacttCAAAGTAAAATATGCTCTCACAAGTTTAATTTAAAAGAATCGAGCTAGAATTTGCATTTTTAGAACCGAACTCAAGCTCAAGAGAGTTCATTCTTGTAGCTTGAAGTAAGCTAAAAAATATGAACCCAATGTGAGCTAAAAAAAAAGCAATTAAGTTCAATTCGATTTGTTTGCAGCTCTGTACATATCCTTGTGCCAGCGTAAAATAACTATATCACCTTCTTTTGCTCTTAAAACCATCATCTTCCGCTACCAAAGCTTCACTCCCTTCCTCCCATCCCCCTTTCTCAGCATCATTGGAAGTTGAGGCACTAGCCTCGAACAGAACATCCGTAACTGGTTCATTGATTCTCTGGGAAACACCAACAAAACCTGATTGGGTAAATGACTCGACAGAAATCTGATCTTTAGACTCGCTTGCATGCCCTTCAATTCTATCAGCCTTTTGATTATTCGACACAGGATTGTTTCCCTCAAATTGAGCAGCATCACACGCAGGTCCCTGAGGTTTTGAATAGATGTGCTCACCCTTGTAGACCACCTCCGCAATCTGGCCATCAAGTGTTCTTTCCACCATCTTTTTCACCAAACAATTTGGGTATGTACACTTGTAGTAACTTCGTGGATACTCACTTCCCTTAACCTGTTTCTGTCCATATTTCCTCCAGCTATGTCCATCAGATGAAGCTCGTTCCTCGTTTTTAGAAGGTAGCAAGAAACATTTGTCTTCAATAGAATTTTCTAGCACATCATTTCTCTTCAATTCTGGTATTTTAATACATGAACCAACCTCCGCGATTTCTTGTCTGGGATAAACATCATTACTCCCCTGATCAAAAACAcgttcataaaaatcattattcccttggtcaatttttttttcataaaatacaTACCTTTACAACAAATGGAAACATTGTTCTAAGAACATTTTGGTAACATGTCATTTTCAGTTCCATAACTATGTTGGAGCAACATATTTGGAACCTTATGGATGTCCTAGTAAATTGGAAGATATAGATCGAAGAAATGCTAAACTCGATTGTTGCAACATAAATATTGAACTAAAGTTAATACTTGCATATATGAAAGACTAAAAATGTCACACATCCGCTATGGCAGAATAAAAAAATGATACTTAGCCAAAAATTTCGGAAGATTGGAAATATGACCATGTTGTACTAACCAAATTTGCCAAGACCGAAAGAGTTGCACTTGTTACGAATTTAGCAATTGGTTTGTATACCACATTTGAAGTAGCATTTGACTTTGGGGCCAATACCTCCACCTGGATTCATCGGATACCAAACAACAAGgacaataaaaatgaaaaaattacaCAAACAACAACAGATATAAAGGGCCTTGAAATAAGTAACTACCTTCCCGGTTGGCTTGAACCGAACAGTCCTTGGTCTGATGGCTACAACCGCAGTTTGAGAAACATCGGCAGGTGAAGAATCCTCAACTGCATCTGAAAGCAGCTCTGAGAAAGATTTATGATGGGAGAAGCCTAGCCTCCTGGCTATTGGTTTCTTAATTGCAGTTTCATCCTCTTCTCTGATTTTCGTCATAATTGTCGTTACAGCAAATAATTTTCTGCATAATTGACATTGTACATGGGATCAAGCTCACATTTCCTAAAAGTGTACAAAACagcaaattttgtgacacaagcCGACCATCAGTAATTTCAAAATAGTTTTCTCAACCATCGATCATTGACCAATTAAACTTAGGTTCGAATCAGCACCGAACCAAATTATCAACAAACAAATCGTTCTCACTTTCACTTTTTATTGGAAAATCGACACCCAGTTCTTGAATCATGATTAGTTATCCCAAGCCTTAAAACAGTCACTTCTCTGACAGAAAGATCATCTttttgaacaataaaacaacaattcattaaaaaaaattccactCTCCATGGTCCTTATACGAGGggaacaacaacaaaaaaggcAGTAAATTAAAATCCTAGTTCCATCCCTTCTCAATGGCAGCTTCTATTTTCCCAATTCAACAAGTTAAAGAACATATAATTGGAGAAATCGTGTGCTTATAGAAGCGGCAATTTTCTTAACAAGTAGCAAGGAGTTGGAGATTAAAGAATGAACTAACCAGAAAATACCAAAATCCAACGTTCTCTCCACTTGAACATCAAGTCATTTTGCTCCACTTGCATACACAATATTCAAattcaaacaaaacaaaacatgtaaaACAAGCATTTCCAAAATCCCACCAAATTGATCAGCTGTTCCACCCCCAAAACCCAACTGTGTACTCCATTACTTACAACTTTGTGGACAAACAGACAAAACCCA
This window harbors:
- the LOC140820476 gene encoding WRKY transcription factor 44-like; this encodes MTKIREEDETAIKKPIARRLGFSHHKSFSELLSDAVEDSSPADVSQTAVVAIRPRTVRFKPTGKVEVLAPKSNATSNVVYKPIAKFVTSATLSVLANLGSNDVYPRQEIAEVGSCIKIPELKRNDVLENSIEDKCFLLPSKNEERASSDGHSWRKYGQKQVKGSEYPRSYYKCTYPNCLVKKMVERTLDGQIAEVVYKGEHIYSKPQGPACDAAQFEGNNPVSNNQKADRIEGHASESKDQISVESFTQSGFVGVSQRINEPVTDVLFEASASTSNDAEKGGWEEGSEALVAEDDGFKSKRRKCEIQSLKSGRMEKATSKPGNGVQSNMDSEIIGDGFRWRKYGQKVVKGNSYPRSYYKCTSPKCKVRKYVERTSEDPSTFITTYEGRHNHEMPIKLANSEASNTRTRSKS